One region of Carassius carassius chromosome 41, fCarCar2.1, whole genome shotgun sequence genomic DNA includes:
- the trpc4b gene encoding short transient receptor potential channel 4b, whose amino-acid sequence MSQLYYRRTDNSSYRDRIPLRIVRAESELSAQEKSYLSAVEKGDYASVKLALEEAEIYFKININCIDPLGRTALLIAIENENLEIIELLLSFNVYVGDALLHAIRKEVVGAVELLLNHKKPSGEKQVSPILLDKQFSDFTPDITPIILAAHTNNYEIIKMLVQKGVSVPQPHEVRCNCMECVSSSDVDSLRHSRSRLNIYKALASPSLIALSSEDPFLTAFQLSWELQELSKVENEFKAEYEELSHQCKRFAKDLLDQTRSSRELELILNFSDDANLLQDETNNELARLKLAIKYRQKEFVAQPNCQQLLASRWYDEFSGWRRRHWAGKFITCVFIGLIFPLLSLCYLVAPKSRYGLFIRKPFIKFICHTASYLTFLLLLASQHIVFNNPDRQGPKPTTVEWMVLPWVLGFIWMEIKQMWDGGFQDYIHDWWNLMDFVMNSLYLATISLKIVAYVKYRGCKPRETWEMWHPTLVAEAVFAIANIISSLRLISLFTANSHLGPLQISLGRMLLDILKFLFIYCLVLLAFANGLNQLYFYYETSDGMNCKGIRCERQNNAFSTLFETLQSLFWSIFGLINLYVTNVQADHKFTEFVGATMFGTYNIISLVVLLNMLIAMMNNSYQQIADHADIEWKFARTKLWMSYFEEGGTLPPPFNIIPSPKSICYLITWIKVHVFKRRSKRTETIGTLGRKAAENMRLNHLYQEVLSNLVKRYVAAMIRDAKTAEGLTEENFKELKQDISSFRYEVIGMMKGNRKSTKSANKPSTAASDVSHPDSSLQYCSALQQNKKLHLYDVTAVLQQQKSKESLGCLVNGSAVMLTDPILKDEARKGFPKDFTDFGLFQRKQNSLNPNKIYSLAEEAKESDSDILDWMREETVEKSLAEKAEQEETESKCLMDEVESVLQDQEKAHTASPHEH is encoded by the exons ATGTCGCAGCTGTACTACCGCAGAACGGACAACTCCTCGTACCGGGACCGCATTCCGCTGCGGATAGTGCGCGCCGAGTCGGAGCTCTCGGCGCAGGAGAAGTCCTATCTCAGCGCCGTGGAGAAGGGCGATTACGCCAGCGTGAAACTAGCGCTGGAAGAGGCGGAGATCTACTTCAAGATCAACATCAATTGCATTGATCCTCTAGGGCGCACGGCGCTGCTCATCGCCATTGAGAATGAGAACTTGGAGATCATTGAGCTGCTCCTCAGCTTTAACGTGTATGTCGGGGATGCACTGCTCCACGCCATCCGTAAAGAGGTGGTGGGAGCCGTGGAGCTCCTGCTGAACCACAAGAAGCCCAGTGGAGAGAAACAG GTGTCGCCCATCCTGCTCGATAAACAGTTCTCGGACTTCACCCCGGACATCACTCCCATCATCCTGGCTGCCCACACCAACAACTACGAGATCATCAAGATGCTGGTGCAAAAAGGTGTGTCGGTCCCCCAGCCTCACGAGGTGCGGTGTAACTGCATGGAGTGCGTCTCCAGTTCAGACGTGGACAGTCTGCGGCACTCACGCTCCCGGCTGAACATCTACAAGGCCCTGGCCAGCCCCTCTCTCATTGCCCTGTCCAGCGAGGATCCTTTCCTCACCGCTTTCCAGCTCAGCTGGGAGCTCCAGGAGCTCAGCAAAGTTGAAAATGAGTTCAAGGCCGAATATGAGGAGCTCTCCCATCAATGCAAACGCTTTGCGAAGGATCTCCTGGATCAAACCCGGTCCTCACGCGAATTGGAGTTGATCCTTAATTTCAGCGATGATGCCAACCTGCTGCAGGATGAGACCAACAATGAGCTGGCTCGACTGAAGTTGGCCATCAAATACCGGCAAAAAGAG TTTGTAGCACAGCCAAATTGCCAGCAGCTGTTGGCCTCCCGCTGGTATGATGAATTTTCTGGCTGGAGGAGACGTCACTGGGCTGGCAAGTTCATCACCTGTGTCTTCATCGGCCTCATTTTCCCCCTGCTCTCCCTCTGTTACCTGGTGGCACCCAAGAGCCGCTATGGCCTCTTCATCCGCAAGCCTTTCATCAAGTTTATTTGCCACACCGCCTCTTATCTGACCTTCCTCCTGCTGCTGGCCTCTCAGCACATAGTCTTCAACAATCCTGATCGCCAAGGTCCAAAGCCCACCACTGTGGAGTGGATGGTCCTACCCTGGGTTCTAG GATTCATATGGATGGAGATCAAGCAGATGTGGGATGGTGGATTTCAGGATTACATTCATGACTGGTGGAATCTCATGGACTTTGTGATGAATTCCTTGTATCTTGCAACCATCTCACTGAAGATCGTTGCATACGTTAAG TACAGGGGTTGCAAACCAAGGGAAACCTGGGAAATGTGGCACCCCACACTAGTGGCTGAAGCGGTGTTTGCCATTGCCAACATCATCAGCTCTCTACGCCTCATCTCGCTCTTCACAGCCAATTCTCACCTAGGTCCTTTGCAGATATCATTAGGACGGATGCTTCTGGACATCCTAAAGTTCCTTTTCATCTATTGCCTGGTGTTGCTTGCCTTTGCTAATGGACTCAATCAGCTTTATTTCTACTACGAGACTAGTGATGGCATGAATTGCAAAGGCATCCGCTGTGAACGTCAAAACAACGCTTTCTCAAC GCTATTTGAGACCTTGCAGTCTTTGTTTTGGTCCATTTTTGGGTTGATCAATCTGTATGTGACCAATGTCCAAGCTGACCACAAGTTCACCGAATTTGTGGGTGCCACTATGTTTGGTACCTATAACATCATCTCCTTGGTGGTCCTCCTCAACATGCTCATTGCCATGATGAACAATTCCTATCAGCAAATTGCC GACCATGCTGATATTGAGTGGAAATTTGCAAGAACTAAATTATGGATGAGTTATTTTGAGGAAGGAGGCACCTTGCCACCTCCCTTCAACATTATCCCCAGTCCCAAATCCATATGTTACCTGATTACATGGATTAAGGTGCATGTTTTCAAGAGGAGGTCAAAGAGGACTGAGACAATTGGGACATTAGGG AGAAAAGCTGCTGAAAACATGAGACTCAACCACCTATACCAG GAGGTTTTGAGCAACTTAGTAAAACGATATGTGGCAGCTATGATTCGAGATGCCAAGACtgccgagggactcacagaggaGAATTTCAAA GAGCTGAAGCAGGACATATCTAGCTTCCGCTATGAAGTCATTGGAATGATGAAGGGCAACCGGAAAAGTACTAAAAGTGCAAATAAGCCAAGCACAGCGGCCTCTGATGTTTCACATCCAGACAGTTCGCTTCAATATTGTTCAGCTCTTCAGCAGAACAAAAAACTACATTTGTATGATGTCACTGCAGTGCTACAGCAACAAAAATCTAAGGAGTCTCTCGGTTGTCTGGTCAATGGATCAGCAGTAATGTTGACTGACCCGATACTCAAAGACGAAGCCAGGAAAGGCTTCCCTAAGGATTTTACAGACTTTGGGTTATTCCAGAGGAAACAAAACAGTCTCAACCCTAATAAGATCTACTCACTTGCTGAAGAGGCAAAGGAATCGGATTCTGACATATTAGACTGGATGAGAGAGGAAACAGTTGAGAAATCTCTGGCAGAAAAAGCTGAACAAGAAGAAACTGAATCAAAGTGCCTGATGGACGAAGTGGAAAGTGTGTTGCAGGACCAAGAGAAAGCGCACACTGCATCTCCACATGAACATTAG
- the postnb gene encoding periostin, osteoblast specific factor b, translating to MKLLFAAAFALFVLSAFDQADSSAYDKIVAHSRIRAKKEGPNMCALQQVMGTKKKYFSTCRNWYQGAICGKKATVLYECCPGYMKLEGMRGCPAVAPIDNVYGTLGLVKATTTQDYSALSKLQEEIEGPGSYTFFAPSNDAWELLVPEIRNALVSNVNIELYNALHYHMVNKRLLTKDLKNGMTATSMYNDLNLLINHYSNGVVTVNCARIIHGNQVATNGVVHVIDRVITAAGNTIQDVIEVDDDLSTLSTVAIASGLIEKLGQPGQFTLFAPTNDAFDKLDREVLDRLMEDKNSLQALFNYHLLNSVQCSEAIMAGTSYETLEGSNIEIGCDGDSLTVNGIKMVLKKDIVTTNGVIHLIDQVLMPDSAKHVMELVGQSQGTFGDMLIELGLSAAMRPQAEYTLLAPLNSAFNDEVMSMDQSILKVILENHILKNKIVLSELYNGQRLETLAGKFLRVFIYRTAVCIENACLIRGSKEGSNGALHLMKTLIMPAESSMYHLLVKNGAFKIFLSLMEAADLTDLLKNEGDFTLFAPTDEAFAGLSDRDLSLLKSDVNALRAILLYHFSNGIFIGGGLETGVTNLLKTLQGSNLKVLYANEGMQVNTVKVPDSDLMATNGVIHFVRTLLYPEDIPVGSQDLLSLLRRIIRHIHIKFVSGYRYQEIPLTFRKRVITVQGEPTITKVTRVIEGDPRITKVTRVIEGVHHRRT from the exons ATGAAGCTACTCTTTGCAGCTGCTTTTGCACTCTTTGTGCTGTCTGCCTTTGACCAGGCAGACTCCTCAGCTTATGACAAGATAGTTGCCCACAGTCGTATTAGAGCAAAGAAAGAAGG ACCAAATATGTGTGCTCTCCAGCAAGTCATGGGGACAAAGAAGAAATACTTCAGCACTTGTCGTAATTGGTACCAAGGGGCCATCTGTGGAAAGAAAGC GACCGTGTTGTATGAGTGTTGCCCAGGTTACATGAAGCTGGAAGGCATGCGTGGCTGTCCTGcag TTGCTCCCATTGACAACGTTTATGGCACCCTCGGCCTGGTCAAAGCCACAACAACCCAGGACTACTCTGCTCTATCCAAGCTACAGGAGGAGATTGAAGGCCCTGGGTCATACACTTTCTTCGCCCCCAGTAATGATGCTTGGGAACTTCTCGTTCCG GAGATAAGGAATGCCCTGGTGAGCAATGTTAATATTGAGCTGTACAATGCTCTGCACTACCACATGGTCAACAAACGTCTCCTTACCAAAGACCTCAAGAACGGAATGACCGCCACCTCCATGTACAATGACTTGAACCTGCTCATCAATCATTACTCCAATGGG GTTGTCACAGTGAACTGTGCCAGGATCATTCACGGCAACCAGGTGGCAACCAACGGAGTGGTCCACGTCATTGACCGTGTCATCACGGCCGCTGGCAACACCATTCAGGATGTGATTGAAGTGGATGATGACCTGAGTACTTTGAGT ACTGTGGCTATAGCATCTGGTTTGATTGAGAAGCTTGGTCAACCGGGACAGTTCACCCTGTTCGCCCCAACCAATGATGCTTTTGACAAGCTGGATAGAGAGGTTCTGGACAGGCTTATGGAAGACAAGAATTCCCTCCAAG CTCTCTTCAACTACCATCTGTTGAACTCTGTTCAGTGCTCTGAGGCCATCATGGCCGGCACGTCTTATGAGACCCTGGAGGGCAGCAATATTGAGATTGGCTGCGATGGAGATAGTCTCACAGTCAACGGCATCAAGATGGTACTCAAGAAGGACATTGTCACCACCAATGGAGTCATCCACCTCATCGATCAAGTCCTCATGCCTGACTCTG cTAAACATGTTATGGAGTTGGTTGGACAATCTCAGGGCACCTTCGGCGACATGTTGATAGAGCTGGGCTTGTCTGCAGCTATGCGACCCCAGGCTGAGTACACACTCCTGGCCCCACTTAACTCAGCCTTCAACG ATGAGGTGATGTCCATGGACCAGAGCATCCTGAAGGTCATTTTGGAAAACCACATCCTGAAGAATAAGATTGTGCTGAGTGAGCTGTACAATGGTCAGCGTCTGGAAACACTCGCAGGGAAATTTCTCAGAGTCTTCATCTACCGCACA GCTGTCTGCATTGAGAACGCCTGCTTGATCCGTGGAAGCAAAGAGGGAAGCAACGGTGCCCTCCATCTTATGAAGACCCTGATCATGCCAGCAGAGTCCAGCATGTACCATCTTCTGGTGAAAAACGGAGCCTTCAA AATCTTTTTGTCCCTGATGGAGGCAGCTGATCTGACTGATCTGCTCAAAAATGAAGGAGATTTCACACTCTTTGCTCCCACAGATGAGGCTTTTGCAGGGCTCAGTGACAGAGACTTGTCTCTTTTGAAGA GTGACGTTAACGCCCTCAGAGCCATCCTGCTCTATCACTTCAGTAATGGCATCTTCATCGGTGGAGGCTTGGAGACTGGAGTCACTAACCTCCTAAAAACTCTCCAGGGCAGCAATTTGAAGGTGTTGTAT gcaaatGAGGGCATGCAGGTCAACACTGTGAAAGTTCCTGATTCTGATCTAATGGCCACAAATGGAGTTATTCACTTTGTCAGAACTCTTCTGTACCCTGAGG ATATACCAGTTGGGAGCCAGGACCTCCTTTCACTCCTGAGAAGGATCATCCGACACATCCATATTAAG tTTGTCTCTGGATACAGATATCAGGAGATCCCTCTTACATTTAGGA AAAGAGTCATCACAG TTCAGGGAGAGCCCACAATCACCAAGGTGACACGGGTTATTGAGGGCGATCCGAGAATTACAAAGGTTACCAGAGTCATTGAAG gAGTACACCACAGGAGAACCTAG